A single window of Mangifera indica cultivar Alphonso chromosome 18, CATAS_Mindica_2.1, whole genome shotgun sequence DNA harbors:
- the LOC123201600 gene encoding L-type lectin-domain containing receptor kinase IV.1-like — protein sequence MGNNLHMFFKLAILLFLILTFAAGDETLGFVHNGFQSANLTVDGIAEFTSNGLLRLTNDTKQQSGHAFYPNPITFKQSSTNAAAFSFSTTFVFGIISGEYPTLNGHGIAFVIAPTRGLPGARPSQFLGLFNETNTGNASNHVFAVELDTIQSSEFFDINDNHVGIDINGLKSANSSAAGYYEDRSGQFKNLTLISGQPMQVWVEYNGDQKQIDVTLAPFNSGKPSTPLLSLSYDLSPILNNAMYVGFSSSTGSVLTNHYILGWSFKMNGQAEALALSQLPKLPRIGPKRRSKFLTIGLPVILSSLIVAAVSGIVYVIRRKRKFAEVLEEWELEYGPQRFKYRDLYIATKGFKDKELLGSGGFGRVYRGVLRSSKLEIAVKRISHESRQGMREFIAEIISIGRLRHRNLVQLLGYCRRKGELLLVYDYMPNGSLDKYLYDQPEVTLNWRQRFRVIKGVALGLFYLHEEWEQVVIHRDVKASNVLLDGELNGRLGDFGLARLYDHGTDPRTTRVAGTLGYLAPEHTRTGKATKSTDVFSFGAFLLEVACGRRPIEPRAEPGDDEILVDWVLGFWCKGEILEARDPNLGSDYVEDEVEMVLKLGLLCSHSEPTSRPSMRQVVQYLEKDAPLPELSSLGISANGLTFTYREGFADFAMSYPSSMGLTGSSSVAESLLSGGR from the coding sequence ATGGGGAACAACCTACACATGTTCTTCAAACTCGCCATTCTTCTCTTTCTCATACTCACCTTCGCAGCAGGAGATGAAACTCTTGGTTTCGTCCACAATGGCTTCCAATCTGCAAATCTAACCGTTGACGGCATAGCTGAGTTCACTTCCAATGGACTCCTGCGACTTACCAACGACACCAAACAGCAAAGCGGCCATGCTTTTTATCCCAACCCAATAACCTTCAAGCAATCTTCAACAAACGCCGCTGCCTTTTCTTTCTCTACTACCTTCGTTTTCGGCATCATATCAGGAGAGTATCCGACTCTTAACGGCCACGGTATCGCCTTTGTGATTGCGCCGACCAGGGGGCTCCCGGGGGCTCGGCCCAGTCAGTTCCTCGGCCTTTTCAACGAGACAAACACTGGAAATGCCAGCAATCATGTTTTCGCCGTTGAACTCGACACCATCCAGAGTAGTGAGTTTTTCGATATCAATGACAACCATGTGGGGATCGatataaatgggctcaagtctgCGAATTCATCAGCAGCAGGTTATTATGAAGATCGCAGTGGTCAATTTAAAAACTTGACTCTTATCAGTGGTCAACCAATGCAAGTTTGGGTGGAATATAATGGTGATCAAAAGCAAATTGACGTTACTTTAGCTCCATTTAACAGTGGTAAGCCCAGTACTCCACTTTTGTCTTTAAGTTATGATCTTTCGCCTATTCTTAACAACGCCATGTATGTTGGCTTCTCGTCATCCACTGGTTCGGTGTTAACAAATCATTATATTTTGGGTTGGAGTTTTAAGATGAACGGCCAAGCGGAGGCTCTTGCTCTCTCTCAGCTCCCTAAGCTTCCCCGAATTGGTCCTAAGCGGAGATCAAAGTTTTTGACAATTGGGCTCCCTGTAATTTTATCAAGCTTGATTGTAGCTGCTGTCTCAGGTATTGTTTATGTgataagaaggaaaagaaagttCGCTGAAGTGCTTGAAGAGTGGGAGCTTGAGTATGGGCCTCAGAGATTCAAATACAGAGATCTTTACATTGCAACTAAAGGGTTCAAAGATAAAGAGCTATTAGGCAGCGGTGGCTTCGGCAGGGTCTACAGAGGTGTGTTACGCAGCTCTAAACTTGAAATTGCTGTGAAGAGAATCTCCCATGAATCAAGGCAGGGGATGAGAGAATTTATAGCAGAAATCATAAGCATTGGCCGCCTCCGTCACCGGAATTTAGTACAACTCTTGGGCTATTGCCGGCGTAAAGGAGAACTTCTTCTTGTGTACGATTACATGCCTAATGGAAGCCTTGACAAGTACCTCTATGACCAGCCAGAAGTGACCCTTAATTGGAGACAAAGATTTCGAGTCATCAAAGGCGTTGCTTTGGGCTTGTTTTATCTACATGAAGAATGGGAACAAGTTGTGATTCACAGAGATGTCAAGGCCAGTAATGTGTTGCTTGACGGTGAATTGAACGGCAGATTGGGAGATTTTGGCCTTGCAAGGCTCTATGACCACGGCACTGATCCTCGAACAACCCGTGTAGCTGGCACTCTAGGGTATCTTGCCCCTGAGCACACACGAACAGGCAAGGCAACAAAAAGCACAGATGTGTTTTCCTTCGGTGCTTTTTTGCTTGAAGTTGCCTGTGGCAGAAGGCCAATAGAGCCGCGAGCAGAACCAggggatgatgaaatattgGTTGACTGGGTATTGGGTTTCTGGTGCAAAGGTGAGATTCTTGAGGCAAGGGATCCAAATCTGGGTTCAGATTATGTAGAAGACGAAGTGGAGATGGTGTTGAAGCTGGGGTTGTTGTGCTCTCATTCAGAGCCAACGTCAAGGCCGAGCATGAGACAAGTTGTGCAGTACTTAGAGAAGGATGCCCCTTTGCCAGAGCTATCATCTCTTGGAATTTCAGCCAATGGACTGACATTTACTTATCGTGAAGGTTTTGCTGATTTTGCAATGTCATATCCATCGTCTATGGGCCTTACAGGATCCTCTTCCGTTGCAGAATCGCTACTTTCCGGCGGTCGCTGA